A window of the Cannabis sativa cultivar Pink pepper isolate KNU-18-1 chromosome X, ASM2916894v1, whole genome shotgun sequence genome harbors these coding sequences:
- the LOC133032227 gene encoding uncharacterized protein LOC133032227, with translation MESLRALIQQWTYTNRKKAQKTTTFLTPTVEKKLVNNFVDSLTENVKPINKTMFEVVELTRSWVINLKEKTCSCNRFQLDELPCAHALAVIKEMNLNVYNYCSGYYTTRTWLETYNGSTYPLRHIVNIKYNNNFFFTVLKAVSWIIVLCSCATVYKNLNN, from the exons ATGGAGTCATTGAGAGCTTTGATACAACAATGGACATACACAAACAGGAAAAAggcacagaaaacaacaacatttttaaccCCTACAGTAGAGAAGAAATTAGTCAACAACTTTGTGGactcattgacagaaaat GTAAAACCAATAAACAAGACCATGTTCGAAGTCGTAGAACTAACCAGATCATGGGTCATCAACCTCAAGGAGAAAACATGCAGTTGCAACAGATTCCAACTTGACGAGTTACCATgtgctcatgcgcttgctgttataaaagagatgaacttgaatGTTTACAACTACTGTTCAGGCTATTACACCACAAgaacatggcttgaaacatacaACGGCTCAACATATCCG TTGCGACACATCGTAAATATTAAGTACAATAATAACTTCTTCTTTACAGTTTTAAAAGCAGTCAG TTGGATAATAGTTCTCTGTAGTTGTGCGACTGTATATAAAAACTTGAACAATTAG